In uncultured Bacteroides sp., the following proteins share a genomic window:
- a CDS encoding DUF2027 domain-containing protein codes for MKIGDKVRFLSEVGGGIVTGFARNEKVIVEGEDGFEVPVLIRECVVIETDDYNLRRKPADTSKSGSKEAKPEAKVTAPQITSRPVETREGEALNVFLAYVPVDSKAISTTPFEAYLVNDSNYYIYYNYLNAEGKAWNSRSHGLIEPNTKLFLEEFTKDSLNELEHVAVQLIAFKDSKTFTLKPAVSVELRIDTVKFYKLHTFRESVFFEDPSLVYDIVKDNQPAKQMYVSAQEIEEALLAKKDVDRPAATPIVKKVIKNEVIEIDLHINELLDDTSNMSHKEILDYQLDKFREVLEENKNKKGQKIVFIHGKGDGVLRKALLEELRYKYKTYQSQDASFKEYGFGATMVTIK; via the coding sequence ATTAAAATAGGTGATAAAGTGCGCTTCCTAAGCGAAGTAGGAGGCGGAATTGTGACAGGATTTGCAAGGAATGAAAAAGTAATAGTAGAGGGTGAAGATGGGTTTGAAGTACCAGTGCTTATACGCGAATGTGTAGTTATTGAAACGGACGATTACAACTTAAGAAGAAAGCCCGCTGATACATCTAAGTCTGGTTCAAAAGAAGCTAAACCCGAAGCAAAGGTTACGGCTCCGCAAATCACTTCCCGCCCGGTAGAAACCCGCGAAGGTGAAGCTTTGAATGTTTTTCTGGCATACGTTCCGGTTGATTCCAAGGCTATCTCTACCACTCCTTTCGAGGCTTATCTGGTAAACGATAGTAATTATTATATCTATTACAATTACCTCAACGCAGAAGGAAAAGCATGGAACAGTCGTTCGCACGGACTGATTGAGCCAAACACCAAACTATTCCTGGAAGAGTTTACCAAAGACTCATTGAACGAGCTGGAACATGTAGCTGTGCAACTAATAGCATTCAAAGATTCCAAAACATTTACCCTGAAACCGGCAGTAAGCGTGGAACTTCGTATTGACACCGTTAAGTTTTACAAGCTTCACACCTTCCGTGAATCAGTCTTTTTTGAAGATCCATCCCTAGTTTACGATATTGTAAAAGACAATCAGCCAGCAAAGCAGATGTATGTTTCCGCACAGGAAATTGAAGAAGCCTTACTTGCAAAAAAGGATGTGGACAGACCAGCTGCAACTCCCATTGTAAAAAAGGTTATAAAGAACGAAGTCATTGAAATAGACCTACACATCAATGAGTTACTGGATGATACCAGCAATATGAGTCATAAAGAGATCCTTGATTACCAGCTAGACAAGTTCCGTGAAGTGCTGGAAGAAAACAAGAACAAGAAAGGTCAAAAGATTGTCTTCATCCACGGAAAAGGTGACGGTGTATTGCGCAAAGCTCTCCTTGAAGAATTGAGATATAAATACAAAACGTACCAAAGTCAGGATGCTTCTTTTAAGGAGTATGGTTTTGGGGCTACTATGGTTACAATAAAATAA
- a CDS encoding S-adenosylmethionine:tRNA ribosyltransferase-isomerase, whose amino-acid sequence MEETKHIKISEFNYPLPDERIAKFPLPVRDQSKLLVYKHGEISETIFTSLPELIPAGSLMIFNNTKVIQARLHFRKETGALIEVFCLEPIAPNDYVLSFQQTEKCSWLCMVGHLKKWKEGDLCREITVKGMPIMLKATRGESRGTSHWIDFTWNNKEVTFSEILEVVGELPIPPYLNRETQESDKETYQTVYSKIDGSVAAPTAGLHFTERVMQDMEKHGVELEELTLHVGAGTFRPVKSEEIADHEMHTEFISVNRKTIERLIAHQGRAVAVGTTSVRTLESLYQMGVVLSKNPNAGEEELHVKQWQPYKHLSELTAVEALQQILAYMDRHNINTLHSSTQIIIAPGYEYRIVKAMVTNFHQPQSTLLLLVSAFVQGNWKKIYDYALSHDFRFLSYGDSSLLIP is encoded by the coding sequence ATGGAAGAAACAAAACATATTAAGATAAGTGAGTTCAATTATCCACTGCCGGATGAACGTATTGCAAAGTTTCCACTTCCTGTGCGAGATCAGTCGAAGTTATTGGTATATAAACATGGAGAGATAAGTGAAACTATTTTTACTTCTCTACCGGAGCTGATTCCGGCGGGAAGTCTGATGATATTTAATAATACGAAGGTGATTCAGGCTCGTCTGCATTTCCGGAAGGAGACTGGTGCACTGATTGAAGTTTTCTGTCTCGAACCAATTGCTCCGAATGATTATGTACTTTCTTTTCAGCAGACTGAGAAGTGCAGCTGGCTTTGCATGGTTGGTCATCTGAAGAAGTGGAAAGAGGGAGATCTTTGCCGCGAGATTACCGTGAAAGGCATGCCGATTATGTTAAAGGCTACTCGCGGAGAGAGTCGCGGAACAAGTCATTGGATTGATTTTACATGGAATAATAAAGAGGTTACTTTCTCTGAAATATTAGAGGTGGTAGGTGAACTGCCTATTCCTCCGTACCTGAACAGAGAGACTCAGGAGAGTGATAAGGAGACTTACCAGACTGTATATTCAAAGATTGATGGTTCTGTTGCTGCCCCAACTGCCGGACTTCATTTCACCGAAAGGGTAATGCAGGATATGGAAAAGCATGGCGTGGAACTGGAAGAGCTTACTCTGCATGTGGGTGCCGGTACGTTTCGTCCGGTGAAGAGTGAGGAGATTGCTGATCACGAAATGCATACAGAGTTTATTTCCGTGAACCGGAAAACGATTGAGAGACTGATTGCTCACCAAGGTAGGGCAGTGGCTGTTGGTACTACTTCGGTTCGTACGCTGGAAAGTCTTTATCAGATGGGTGTGGTGTTGAGTAAGAATCCCAATGCCGGTGAAGAGGAACTTCATGTGAAACAGTGGCAGCCATACAAACATCTTTCTGAACTGACAGCCGTTGAGGCTCTTCAGCAGATTCTTGCCTATATGGATCGCCATAATATAAATACGCTGCATAGCAGTACGCAGATAATTATTGCTCCCGGATATGAATACCGTATTGTAAAGGCGATGGTTACTAATTTCCATCAGCCACAGAGTACTTTGTTGCTGCTTGTTTCGGCATTTGTGCAGGGAAACTGGAAGAAGATATATGATTACGCGCTCAGTCACGATTTCCGTTTCCTGAGTTATGGAGATAGTTCGTTGCTGATTCCTTAA
- a CDS encoding DUF4827 domain-containing protein yields MKKLTLLLFSLLVLGLAFQSCSNSTKTYAEKQADEEKAIKDFIKTKNIKVISSDEFLKDTTTAENEYAFFSNEGIYLHVDKKGGTLPKTNDVILTRFLEINIATGDSTLSNYYDNTSIDQFRYTKTSTSTYGQFFMEQSQKAYMLTAYGSAVPAGWLLPLLYVGDGAKIKVLVPSAQGHSTAQQYVTPYFYEIEYKIY; encoded by the coding sequence ATGAAAAAATTAACTTTACTACTATTCTCTTTACTCGTATTAGGATTGGCATTTCAATCCTGTAGTAACAGCACAAAAACTTATGCCGAAAAGCAGGCTGATGAAGAAAAAGCCATTAAAGATTTCATCAAGACCAAGAATATTAAAGTTATAAGTAGCGATGAGTTCCTGAAGGACACAACTACAGCGGAAAACGAATACGCATTCTTCTCCAATGAAGGCATCTATTTACATGTTGATAAAAAAGGAGGCACGTTGCCAAAGACTAATGACGTAATCTTAACCCGTTTCCTGGAAATTAATATTGCAACCGGAGACAGTACATTATCAAACTATTACGATAACACTTCTATTGACCAGTTCAGATATACAAAAACAAGTACATCTACTTACGGACAGTTCTTTATGGAACAGAGCCAGAAAGCATATATGCTAACAGCTTACGGAAGTGCCGTTCCCGCCGGTTGGCTGTTACCACTCCTCTATGTAGGAGACGGAGCAAAAATAAAAGTATTGGTTCCTTCTGCTCAGGGACATAGCACAGCACAACAATATGTAACTCCCTATTTTTACGAAATAGAATACAAAATTTACTAA
- the rpe gene encoding ribulose-phosphate 3-epimerase, with protein MKHKISPSLLAANFSNLAEDIEMINRSEADWLHLDIMDGVFVPNISFGFPVINAVSKICKKPLDVHLMVVNPEKFIPEVKATGAMIMNVHYEACPHLHRVIQQIREAGMEPAVTINPSTPVSMLKDIIEDVYMVLIMSVNPGFGGQKFIKHSIEKVKELRQLIDETGSTALIEVDGGVNKTTAPLLLEAGADVLVAGNSVFSASTPEEMIHYLKTL; from the coding sequence ATGAAACACAAAATATCCCCATCACTGCTCGCTGCCAACTTTTCCAATCTGGCAGAAGATATTGAGATGATAAACCGAAGCGAAGCCGACTGGTTGCATCTCGACATTATGGACGGTGTGTTTGTTCCTAATATTTCCTTTGGATTTCCCGTTATTAATGCTGTCAGCAAAATATGCAAAAAGCCACTTGATGTGCATCTGATGGTTGTAAATCCCGAGAAGTTTATTCCGGAAGTTAAAGCAACTGGGGCAATGATTATGAATGTGCATTACGAAGCCTGCCCGCACCTTCACCGGGTAATCCAGCAAATTCGTGAAGCCGGCATGGAACCTGCAGTAACTATCAATCCATCAACTCCAGTATCTATGCTGAAAGACATTATAGAAGACGTATACATGGTCTTGATAATGAGTGTAAACCCTGGTTTCGGCGGTCAGAAATTCATTAAACATTCCATAGAGAAAGTAAAAGAACTCCGACAGTTGATTGATGAAACCGGTTCAACCGCACTGATTGAGGTGGATGGCGGTGTAAACAAAACCACTGCTCCTTTGTTACTGGAAGCAGGTGCCGACGTACTTGTAGCCGGCAATTCCGTATTTTCAGCATCTACCCCCGAAGAGATGATTCATTATCTGAAAACATTGTAA
- the fmt gene encoding methionyl-tRNA formyltransferase, with protein sequence MEKKDLRIVYMGTPDFAVESLRCLVEGGYNVVGVITMPDKPAGRGHKIQYSPVKQYALEQNLPLLQPEKLKEESFIEALREWKADLQIVVAFRMLPEVVWAMPRLGTFNLHASLLPQYRGAAPINWAVINGDTETGITTFFLQQEIDTGRVIQQVHIPIADTDNVEVVHDKLMILGGKLVIETVDAILENRVKPIPQEEMAQPTELRPAPKIFKETCRINWSGNVKSTYNFIRGLSPYPAAWTELHNGEEAPLAMKVFETEKIEKTAAAATPGTIETDGKTYLHVAVGNGFLSIKSLQLAGKKRLAIDEFLRGFKITNEMRLQ encoded by the coding sequence ATGGAAAAGAAAGACCTGAGAATAGTATATATGGGAACGCCCGACTTTGCCGTGGAATCCCTTCGCTGCCTTGTAGAAGGTGGATATAATGTGGTAGGTGTAATCACAATGCCTGATAAACCAGCCGGAAGAGGACATAAAATTCAGTACTCACCCGTGAAACAATACGCACTTGAGCAGAATTTGCCTTTGCTTCAGCCGGAAAAACTAAAAGAAGAATCATTCATAGAAGCTTTACGCGAATGGAAAGCCGACCTGCAAATTGTAGTAGCCTTCCGCATGTTACCCGAAGTAGTATGGGCAATGCCTCGCTTGGGAACATTTAATCTGCACGCTTCTCTTCTTCCGCAGTACCGTGGAGCAGCTCCAATTAACTGGGCAGTAATCAACGGAGATACTGAAACGGGGATTACCACCTTCTTTCTTCAACAAGAAATAGACACTGGTAGGGTTATCCAGCAAGTCCACATCCCAATAGCTGACACGGATAATGTAGAAGTGGTACACGATAAGCTTATGATACTGGGAGGAAAGCTTGTTATTGAAACGGTTGATGCCATTCTTGAAAATCGTGTAAAGCCTATTCCGCAGGAAGAAATGGCTCAGCCAACAGAATTACGCCCTGCTCCAAAGATCTTTAAAGAAACATGCCGTATTAACTGGTCGGGAAATGTGAAGTCAACTTACAACTTTATCCGCGGACTCTCCCCCTATCCTGCTGCTTGGACGGAACTTCATAACGGAGAAGAAGCTCCGCTTGCAATGAAAGTCTTTGAAACTGAAAAGATAGAGAAGACAGCAGCTGCTGCAACTCCGGGTACAATAGAAACAGACGGCAAAACCTACCTGCACGTAGCTGTAGGAAATGGATTTCTTTCAATCAAATCTCTCCAGTTGGCAGGAAAGAAACGGCTGGCTATTGATGAATTCCTGCGGGGATTCAAAATTACCAATGAGATGAGACTTCAATAA
- the glmM gene encoding phosphoglucosamine mutase has protein sequence MTLIKSISGIRGTIGGHAGEGLNPLDIVKFTSAYATLIRKTTKSTSNKIVVGRDARISGKMVNNVVVGTLMGMGYDVVDIGLASTPTTELAVTMEGASGGIILTASHNPKQWNALKLLNEYGEFLNAAEGEEVLRIAEAEEFSFAEVDSLGAYREDLSYNKKHIDSVLALKLVDVEAIRKANFRVAIDCVNSVGGIILPDLFDALGVKHVEKLYCEPNGNFQHNPEPLEKNLGDIMNLMKSGKADVAFVVDPDVDRLAMICEDGKMYGEEYTLVTVADYILKHTPGNTVSNLSSTRALRDVTRKYGQAYNAAAVGEVNVVTKMKDTNAVIGGEGNGGVIYPESHYGRDALVGIALFLSHLAHEGKKVSELRATYPPYFIAKNKVELTPAIDVDAILAKVKEIYAKEEINDIDGVKIDFPDKWVHLRKSNTEPIIRVYSEASTMEAAEEIGQKIMDVIAELAK, from the coding sequence ATGACACTTATTAAATCAATTTCCGGTATCCGTGGTACAATTGGCGGACATGCCGGAGAGGGACTAAACCCACTTGACATTGTAAAATTCACTTCCGCTTACGCAACATTGATAAGAAAGACTACTAAATCAACAAGCAATAAAATTGTTGTAGGCCGCGATGCTCGTATCTCCGGGAAAATGGTTAATAATGTAGTTGTCGGTACCTTAATGGGTATGGGCTATGATGTAGTAGATATTGGCCTTGCCTCTACTCCAACAACAGAACTTGCAGTTACCATGGAAGGTGCTAGCGGAGGGATTATCCTTACTGCCAGTCACAATCCAAAACAATGGAACGCGCTGAAACTGTTGAATGAGTACGGAGAATTCCTTAATGCTGCTGAAGGAGAAGAAGTTCTTCGCATTGCTGAAGCTGAAGAGTTTTCTTTCGCTGAAGTAGACAGCCTGGGAGCTTACCGTGAAGATTTAAGTTACAATAAAAAGCATATTGACAGTGTACTTGCACTGAAACTTGTTGACGTGGAAGCTATCCGCAAAGCAAATTTCAGAGTAGCTATTGACTGTGTAAACTCTGTAGGAGGTATTATTCTTCCTGATTTATTTGATGCACTGGGCGTGAAGCATGTAGAAAAGCTGTATTGCGAACCTAACGGAAACTTCCAACACAACCCTGAACCGCTTGAAAAGAACCTTGGAGACATTATGAATCTGATGAAAAGCGGAAAGGCTGATGTTGCATTCGTTGTAGATCCTGACGTTGACCGCCTTGCTATGATTTGCGAAGACGGAAAAATGTACGGAGAAGAATATACTTTGGTAACTGTTGCCGACTATATATTGAAACATACACCTGGAAATACGGTATCTAACTTAAGTTCAACCCGTGCACTTCGTGACGTAACCCGTAAATACGGACAGGCTTACAATGCTGCTGCCGTAGGCGAAGTAAACGTGGTAACTAAGATGAAAGATACAAATGCAGTGATTGGTGGTGAAGGCAACGGAGGAGTAATCTATCCTGAAAGTCACTACGGACGCGACGCATTGGTTGGTATCGCTCTTTTCCTTAGCCATCTTGCTCACGAAGGAAAGAAGGTTAGCGAACTGAGAGCTACTTATCCTCCTTACTTTATCGCTAAGAATAAAGTTGAGTTAACTCCGGCAATTGATGTAGATGCTATTCTTGCTAAAGTAAAAGAAATCTATGCCAAAGAAGAAATTAACGATATTGATGGCGTAAAGATTGACTTCCCTGATAAATGGGTTCACCTGAGAAAGAGTAACACAGAACCAATTATCCGTGTTTACTCTGAAGCCTCAACCATGGAAGCTGCCGAAGAAATTGGTCAGAAGATTATGGATGTAATTGCGGAACTGGCTAAATAA
- a CDS encoding ComEC/Rec2 family competence protein: MPIHLHKYPFVRFLAPLILGIYFSHSFLHETGCSGVVMGALCLLCVVSFLFYHLFKKYTFRWLTGTCIYLLLFTIGAGITEYHLSSAHYQWPVEKSTYKVQLTSDPKEKEYTILCPVTVILKQDSSGVHAIQKKILLYLTKDSLSRQIKRGDKLLFYSQVNAPRNNGNPEEFDYASYLIHQGISGTAFAYTGNWQSAGHDSSRTLEQVALDYRKLLLQKIKDLGFSGDEYTVLSALVLGYQDELSEDIKESYSISGASHVLSLSGLHIGFLYFLLDFLLGFVGRKKGTLIAKQLTIIFLLWGFAFLTGLLSPVIRSVIMFSLIALSKIRNNHPVTLNTLAVAALLMLIYNPFYLYDVSFQLSFSAVAGIVIIQPWLNNRIKVENRIGKYVWGLMSVSIAAQVITTPIILYYFSRFSTHFLLTNIVVVPLVSVIMYLAVFTLCIGFIPPLQALLAFLLKESIKLLNGTVVFVERLPYSSIDHIWLSPADVAVFYLILLFISLYFVARKRWALFSLLPCIFILCLLHANDKYRQNNIRSIVFYNARNCPTVHLIESRETSYLFSAEKDSVHQKLRYAASRFWNKYQLNTPQTIPSEYSGKGIWRHNSMLSFEGKTICMINDDTWRNKTSDKPLYIDYLYICKGYKGKLVWLMPLFNAQKVVIDSSVSDYHREAYKKECRLLGMEFVSLSEKGAYQIAL, encoded by the coding sequence TTGCCTATACATCTGCACAAATATCCCTTTGTCCGATTCCTGGCTCCCCTGATACTCGGGATATACTTTAGTCATTCGTTTCTTCACGAAACAGGATGCAGTGGAGTTGTCATGGGCGCACTTTGCCTTTTGTGTGTTGTTTCTTTCCTTTTTTATCACCTTTTCAAGAAATACACATTCAGATGGCTCACCGGAACATGCATTTATCTGCTGTTATTCACCATTGGTGCAGGAATAACTGAATACCATTTATCCTCCGCGCACTACCAATGGCCGGTGGAAAAGAGCACTTACAAAGTACAGCTCACGAGCGATCCTAAAGAAAAAGAATACACTATTTTGTGTCCGGTTACAGTTATTCTGAAACAGGATTCATCGGGCGTTCATGCAATACAGAAAAAGATATTGCTTTATCTGACCAAAGACTCGCTAAGCAGACAAATAAAACGGGGAGATAAGCTACTGTTCTACAGCCAAGTCAATGCGCCCCGCAACAATGGCAATCCCGAAGAGTTTGATTATGCTTCTTATCTTATCCATCAGGGAATAAGCGGAACAGCCTTTGCATATACAGGAAACTGGCAGTCTGCAGGGCATGACTCTTCAAGAACGTTGGAACAAGTTGCGCTTGATTACCGGAAACTGTTGCTGCAGAAGATAAAAGACCTTGGATTTTCGGGAGATGAATACACCGTTCTTTCGGCTTTGGTGCTAGGATATCAGGACGAACTGAGCGAAGATATAAAGGAAAGCTACTCCATTTCCGGAGCCAGCCATGTGCTTTCTCTCTCTGGGTTGCACATTGGATTCCTCTATTTTCTGCTGGATTTCCTTCTGGGTTTTGTCGGCAGAAAGAAAGGAACACTGATTGCAAAGCAGCTAACCATCATCTTTTTGCTATGGGGATTTGCTTTCCTCACCGGATTACTCTCGCCCGTTATCCGTTCGGTGATTATGTTTTCACTGATTGCCCTCTCCAAAATACGGAATAACCATCCGGTTACCCTGAACACTTTGGCTGTAGCTGCTCTGCTGATGCTTATTTATAATCCATTCTACCTGTACGATGTCAGTTTTCAGCTGTCGTTCAGTGCAGTTGCAGGAATTGTAATTATCCAGCCATGGCTTAATAACCGGATAAAGGTGGAGAACCGCATCGGGAAATATGTGTGGGGACTGATGAGTGTCTCCATTGCCGCACAGGTTATCACCACCCCCATAATCCTCTATTACTTTTCCCGGTTCTCTACCCATTTTCTGCTAACTAATATCGTAGTAGTCCCTTTGGTGTCGGTCATTATGTACCTGGCGGTCTTTACACTTTGTATCGGATTTATTCCTCCGCTTCAAGCTCTTTTAGCCTTTTTACTTAAAGAATCAATCAAATTACTGAACGGAACAGTCGTTTTTGTAGAGCGTCTGCCCTACTCTTCCATAGATCATATCTGGCTCTCTCCCGCCGATGTAGCTGTGTTTTATCTTATTCTTCTTTTTATCAGTCTCTATTTCGTGGCCAGAAAACGGTGGGCATTATTTAGTCTGCTGCCATGCATATTCATCCTTTGCCTGCTTCATGCAAATGATAAATACAGGCAAAATAATATTCGTTCCATTGTTTTTTACAATGCCCGCAACTGTCCCACTGTTCATCTGATTGAGTCGCGTGAAACCTCCTATCTTTTTTCGGCAGAGAAGGATAGTGTACATCAAAAGTTGCGCTATGCCGCCAGTCGTTTCTGGAATAAATATCAGCTAAACACTCCGCAAACAATTCCTTCCGAGTATAGTGGAAAAGGTATATGGAGACACAACAGCATGCTTTCTTTCGAAGGTAAAACTATCTGCATGATAAATGATGATACCTGGCGAAACAAAACTTCCGATAAACCGTTATACATTGATTATTTATATATATGTAAAGGATACAAAGGGAAACTAGTATGGCTTATGCCCCTGTTTAATGCACAAAAAGTGGTGATAGATTCTTCTGTAAGCGATTACCATCGGGAAGCATACAAGAAAGAGTGCCGGCTTCTGGGAATGGAGTTTGTTTCGCTATCCGAAAAAGGAGCCTACCAAATCGCTCTTTAA
- a CDS encoding GlsB/YeaQ/YmgE family stress response membrane protein, giving the protein MGIFGGVIIGIIAGYVAGKIMRGGGFGCLVNLILGIIGGVLGSWLFGLLGIYTSGTIGHLVTATVGAIALLWVSSLFSSKRH; this is encoded by the coding sequence ATGGGAATATTTGGCGGTGTTATTATTGGTATTATAGCTGGTTATGTGGCCGGCAAGATAATGAGAGGTGGCGGTTTTGGATGTTTGGTAAACCTGATTCTCGGAATCATTGGTGGTGTATTGGGGAGCTGGCTTTTTGGTCTGCTTGGTATTTATACCTCAGGCACCATCGGACATTTGGTTACTGCAACTGTAGGTGCTATAGCTCTGCTTTGGGTTTCTTCCCTTTTCTCTTCAAAAAGACATTAA
- a CDS encoding bifunctional oligoribonuclease/PAP phosphatase NrnA, translated as MLTKIIDQANIDLFGEWLKETEKIVIVTHVSPDGDAMGSSLGLYHFLISQNKTVNIIVPNAFPEFLKWMPSAKNITLYDQNKESADKLIADADMICCLDFNGLKRIEEVGNAVKEAKARKVMIDHHPFPDDFCSIVMSHPEISSTSELVFRLISRLGYFDEITKEGAECIYTGMMTDTGSFTYNSNSQEIYFIISQLISKGIDKDDINRNVYNTYSESRLRLMGYVLHSKMKVYPECHAAMISLTQDELKEFNYVKGDSEGFVNIPLSIKDVKFSVFFREDTDMIKVSLRSVGEFPCNQFASEFFNGGGHLNASGGEFYGTMQQATEIFEQALEKYKPLLTAKN; from the coding sequence ATGTTGACAAAAATAATAGACCAGGCAAATATTGATCTTTTCGGAGAATGGCTCAAAGAAACGGAAAAGATAGTTATTGTGACACACGTTTCTCCCGATGGAGATGCAATGGGCTCCTCTTTAGGACTTTATCATTTCCTTATTTCACAGAATAAAACGGTTAATATTATTGTTCCCAATGCCTTTCCCGAGTTCCTGAAATGGATGCCCAGCGCAAAGAATATTACACTTTACGATCAGAATAAGGAGAGTGCCGACAAGCTCATTGCAGATGCCGACATGATTTGTTGCCTTGATTTCAACGGACTGAAACGAATTGAAGAGGTGGGCAATGCCGTAAAAGAAGCCAAAGCCCGCAAAGTAATGATTGATCATCACCCATTCCCAGATGATTTCTGTTCCATTGTGATGTCTCATCCCGAAATATCGTCAACATCCGAATTAGTGTTCCGCTTAATCAGCCGCCTGGGATATTTTGATGAAATAACCAAGGAAGGAGCAGAATGCATCTATACCGGAATGATGACCGACACAGGCAGCTTTACCTATAACTCAAACAGTCAGGAAATATACTTCATCATCAGTCAGCTGATATCCAAAGGCATTGATAAAGACGACATTAACCGCAACGTTTACAACACTTATTCTGAAAGCCGCTTGCGCCTCATGGGATATGTACTCCACTCCAAAATGAAAGTTTACCCGGAGTGTCATGCAGCAATGATATCACTTACTCAGGACGAATTAAAAGAATTCAACTATGTAAAAGGAGATTCTGAAGGTTTTGTCAACATTCCGTTGTCCATAAAGGATGTGAAATTCTCTGTATTCTTCAGAGAAGATACAGACATGATAAAAGTCTCACTGCGATCAGTAGGAGAATTTCCATGCAACCAGTTTGCATCAGAATTCTTTAACGGAGGAGGACATCTGAATGCCTCAGGAGGAGAATTTTACGGCACAATGCAACAGGCAACAGAAATCTTTGAACAAGCTTTAGAGAAATATAAACCTTTATTAACCGCAAAAAATTAG
- a CDS encoding sigma-70 family RNA polymerase sigma factor: MKNLKKMTDEELVVLYSKGENQAFDTLLNRYQNRLYSYIYFIVKSSELAEDIFQETFVKAIMTIKQGRYTENGKFPAWLTRIAHNLIIDNYRQEKNENVVSNDNSEIDLLNDMKLSEGNIEMEMINEQIHNDVRHLVELLPDNQREVVCMRFYQDLSFKEIAEVTGVSINTALGRMRYAILNLRRMAEEKEIILTLE, encoded by the coding sequence ATGAAAAATTTGAAAAAGATGACCGATGAGGAACTGGTTGTCCTGTATTCAAAGGGAGAGAATCAAGCTTTTGATACTCTTCTTAATCGATATCAGAATAGGTTATATTCCTATATTTATTTCATCGTAAAAAGCTCGGAGCTGGCAGAAGACATCTTTCAGGAAACTTTTGTCAAGGCAATTATGACCATCAAACAGGGACGATACACCGAGAACGGGAAATTTCCGGCATGGCTTACACGTATAGCTCATAATCTTATTATCGACAACTACCGTCAGGAAAAGAATGAGAATGTAGTATCCAACGATAACAGCGAAATAGATTTGCTGAATGATATGAAGTTGTCCGAAGGAAACATAGAAATGGAGATGATCAACGAACAGATTCATAATGACGTGCGCCATTTGGTCGAACTTCTTCCGGACAATCAAAGGGAAGTTGTATGCATGCGCTTTTATCAGGATCTTAGCTTCAAAGAGATTGCTGAAGTCACAGGAGTAAGTATAAATACCGCTTTAGGAAGAATGCGTTACGCCATCCTCAACCTCCGCCGTATGGCAGAAGAGAAAGAAATAATTCTTACCCTCGAATAA
- a CDS encoding NUDIX domain-containing protein: protein MNKDNSEEMFPLVDEQGNITGAASRGECHNGSKLLHPVVHLHVFNEKGELFLQKRPAWKDIQPDKWDTAVGGHVDLGENAEQALKREVREELGITEYDPQFITNYVFESKVEKELVFVYKTTYNGEITPNKDELAGGRFWSIQEIKENIGKDVFTPNFEGEIKRVNLLPGLND, encoded by the coding sequence ATGAATAAAGATAATAGTGAAGAGATGTTCCCGCTGGTTGACGAACAGGGAAATATAACCGGAGCTGCCTCAAGAGGGGAGTGCCACAATGGAAGTAAGTTGTTGCATCCGGTGGTGCATCTTCATGTATTCAATGAAAAAGGCGAATTGTTTCTTCAGAAACGTCCTGCCTGGAAAGATATTCAGCCCGATAAATGGGATACTGCCGTAGGCGGACACGTGGATTTAGGTGAGAATGCCGAGCAAGCGCTTAAACGTGAAGTGCGTGAAGAACTGGGCATTACCGAATATGATCCTCAGTTTATTACCAATTATGTGTTTGAATCTAAAGTAGAAAAAGAACTGGTGTTCGTTTATAAAACAACATACAATGGTGAGATAACTCCCAATAAGGATGAACTGGCAGGCGGAAGATTCTGGAGCATTCAGGAGATTAAGGAGAATATCGGAAAGGATGTTTTTACTCCGAATTTTGAAGGCGAGATTAAGCGTGTGAATCTGCTTCCCGGTCTGAATGATTAG